From Alteribacter keqinensis, one genomic window encodes:
- a CDS encoding GNAT family N-acetyltransferase, which yields MITIRKAETSDAKGIARVHVDSWNETYKGIIPDEVLDGRTYERQEKMWKGALAAALEDRAIFVAETDGGEVVGFITGGPNREPDKFDGFDAELYAVYVLKNAQGQGVGRKLTNSLTSFLGEKGYDSIMVWVVKDNPAVRFYARIGGRPIGKRTETMGGKEIEEMALGWDISE from the coding sequence ATGATCACCATACGCAAAGCGGAAACCAGTGATGCAAAGGGCATCGCCCGGGTTCATGTGGACAGCTGGAATGAAACCTACAAAGGCATCATTCCGGATGAAGTCCTGGACGGAAGAACGTATGAAAGGCAGGAAAAAATGTGGAAAGGTGCCCTCGCCGCTGCCCTGGAAGACCGGGCCATTTTTGTCGCCGAAACCGATGGCGGTGAAGTGGTCGGCTTTATTACCGGGGGACCGAACCGGGAACCGGATAAATTTGACGGCTTTGACGCTGAACTTTACGCCGTGTATGTATTAAAAAATGCCCAGGGTCAGGGTGTGGGACGAAAGCTTACGAACAGCCTCACGTCCTTTCTTGGGGAAAAAGGGTACGATTCGATTATGGTCTGGGTCGTGAAAGACAACCCGGCGGTCCGCTTCTACGCCCGGATCGGCGGCCGCCCGATCGGAAAACGGACGGAAACGATGGGCGGAAAGGAAATTGAAGAAATGGCCCTCGGCTGGGACATTTCCGAGTAG
- a CDS encoding helix-turn-helix domain-containing protein — MPTLLIADRDHAECQGLKWFAERSSQNMKTITPAHSCGELLAALDGTTPDVLILELDLLSDPRAKSRIMGLRETAIIATTAEPTFEKAMQALHMNALDLLIKPHAPARLQALLAAAAKTGHYEPPASNAATLTYDDLFVKKEPKDRAYNAVAFAPSNSRSRERLSRFFREQSFSSTFFTLSDWTIAISDRGASDLAKEANRLLDVWNSNQPSTALAAILYTPGSTDIHHLYQETKQLIPITFYKGYRQLFSFERPLRWKKIDPFLTPNEQREWVDMLAHRELDRVKDWLYSNLLHSDAPYPEPQLMRTRLTSILAQVRRYMRTYRLDRGDDEAAYEKLYGTILHGPTLHGIVQDLYLFIQDTITHVSREPGSMDAVERGILYINAQYQDPKLSLSRVGQAIGQSPGYFSEELKKREGMSFRPYLIRVRLKKAESLLRDSTLSIKEIAAQCGFLSSNYFARTFRQHRGVSPKACREAYRRENHDHHTQSGNQ, encoded by the coding sequence ATGCCGACACTTCTCATCGCCGACCGCGACCACGCCGAATGCCAAGGGCTCAAGTGGTTTGCGGAGCGCTCATCACAAAATATGAAAACCATTACGCCCGCCCACAGCTGCGGGGAGCTCCTCGCCGCACTCGATGGCACCACACCCGACGTGCTCATCCTTGAACTGGACCTCCTTTCAGATCCCCGTGCAAAGTCACGGATTATGGGCCTCAGAGAAACAGCCATCATCGCCACCACCGCCGAACCGACCTTTGAAAAAGCAATGCAGGCCTTACATATGAATGCTCTGGACCTGCTCATCAAGCCCCACGCCCCCGCAAGGCTTCAGGCCCTCCTCGCAGCGGCAGCCAAAACGGGGCACTATGAACCTCCGGCTTCAAATGCCGCCACACTTACGTACGACGACCTGTTTGTGAAAAAAGAGCCCAAGGACCGTGCGTACAACGCCGTCGCCTTTGCCCCGTCAAACAGCCGGAGCCGGGAGCGGCTCTCCCGTTTTTTTAGGGAGCAGTCTTTTTCCAGTACGTTCTTTACCCTCAGTGACTGGACGATCGCCATAAGCGACCGGGGGGCTTCTGATTTGGCAAAAGAAGCGAACCGCCTGTTGGACGTGTGGAACAGCAATCAGCCCTCCACCGCCCTGGCAGCCATTTTGTATACACCCGGATCAACGGATATCCATCACCTATATCAGGAGACAAAGCAGTTGATCCCCATCACCTTTTACAAAGGATACAGACAGCTGTTTTCCTTCGAAAGACCGCTCCGTTGGAAAAAAATCGATCCGTTTTTAACACCAAACGAGCAGCGGGAATGGGTGGACATGCTCGCACACAGGGAGCTCGACCGGGTCAAGGACTGGCTCTACTCGAACCTTCTTCATTCCGACGCGCCGTACCCCGAGCCACAGCTTATGAGAACCCGGCTCACGAGCATTCTCGCCCAGGTGAGGCGCTACATGCGTACGTACCGCCTGGACAGAGGTGACGATGAAGCGGCTTACGAAAAACTTTACGGGACAATCCTCCACGGGCCGACCCTTCACGGGATCGTCCAGGATCTGTACCTGTTTATTCAGGACACCATCACCCACGTGAGCCGGGAGCCTGGGAGTATGGACGCAGTGGAAAGGGGAATTCTGTATATAAACGCACAGTATCAGGACCCGAAGCTCAGTCTGTCCAGGGTAGGACAGGCAATCGGCCAGAGTCCCGGGTATTTCAGTGAGGAACTGAAAAAGCGGGAAGGGATGTCCTTTCGCCCGTACCTCATCCGTGTGAGGCTGAAAAAAGCCGAATCCCTTCTCAGGGATTCCACATTATCCATAAAGGAAATCGCCGCGCAGTGCGGCTTTCTATCGAGCAATTACTTCGCCCGGACGTTCAGACAGCACCGCGGTGTTTCACCGAAAGCGTGCCGGGAAGCCTACAGGAGGGAAAACCATGATCACCATACGCAAAGCGGAAACCAGTGA
- the hutH gene encoding histidine ammonia-lyase, whose amino-acid sequence MVILTGNDMTLTLFERVVKGKECVAADKEAMKRVTASRCAVDRIVNNGETVYGINTGFGKFSDIAIAKEDVVKLQRNLILSHACGVGEAFPEEVSRGMLLLRVNTMLKGFSGVRPDVVNQIIAFLNEEIHPVVPSQGSLGASGDLAPLAHLALGLLGEGEVVAKGQKVAAPQALHAAGLEPLELQAKEGLALINGTQAMTSVGALAWLEAARLFDHADRVASMTMEGLRGIIDAFDESIHLARGHEEQIRTAASIRSVLAGSRLVTKQGELRVQDAYSLRCIPQVHGASREALGYVKKQLETEMNAATDNPLIFDDGEKVLSGGNFHGQMIALAMDFLAIAMAEMANISERRIERLVNPQLNDLPAFLSPRPGLESGAMIMQYVAASLVSENKTLAHPASVDSIPSSANQEDHVSMGTTGARHAWMIAGNLRRVIAIEAICAMQAVEYRGVDNMAAQTRAFYEAGRKVVPSIKEDRVFSKDIERMAAWLGETS is encoded by the coding sequence ATGGTGATTTTAACAGGAAACGACATGACACTCACGCTTTTTGAGCGGGTGGTTAAGGGAAAAGAATGCGTGGCCGCAGATAAAGAAGCCATGAAAAGAGTAACGGCAAGCCGGTGTGCTGTGGACCGGATCGTCAATAACGGAGAAACCGTCTACGGCATCAATACAGGATTTGGAAAATTCAGCGACATCGCCATCGCAAAAGAGGACGTGGTCAAGCTCCAGCGGAATCTGATTCTTTCCCACGCGTGCGGAGTAGGGGAGGCGTTTCCCGAAGAAGTATCCCGGGGGATGCTTCTCCTCAGGGTAAACACGATGCTAAAAGGATTTTCCGGCGTCCGCCCGGATGTGGTCAATCAGATTATTGCCTTTTTAAATGAAGAAATTCATCCGGTCGTCCCGTCCCAGGGATCTCTCGGGGCAAGCGGCGACCTGGCCCCGCTCGCCCATCTGGCACTCGGCCTTTTAGGGGAAGGGGAAGTGGTGGCGAAAGGACAAAAGGTTGCCGCGCCCCAGGCTCTTCATGCAGCCGGACTCGAGCCTCTAGAACTTCAGGCAAAAGAAGGTCTCGCCCTGATCAACGGCACCCAGGCCATGACGAGTGTCGGTGCTCTTGCCTGGCTCGAGGCGGCACGGCTCTTTGATCATGCCGACAGGGTTGCTTCCATGACCATGGAAGGACTCCGGGGAATCATCGATGCCTTTGACGAGTCGATTCATCTTGCCCGGGGTCATGAGGAACAGATCCGGACAGCCGCTTCCATCCGGTCTGTTTTAGCCGGCAGCAGACTTGTCACGAAGCAGGGGGAGCTGAGAGTGCAGGACGCCTATTCGCTTCGGTGTATTCCTCAGGTCCACGGGGCGAGCAGAGAGGCACTCGGCTACGTAAAAAAACAGCTGGAAACGGAAATGAACGCGGCCACAGACAATCCCCTTATTTTTGATGACGGGGAAAAAGTACTGAGCGGCGGGAACTTTCACGGTCAGATGATCGCCCTTGCAATGGACTTCCTCGCCATCGCCATGGCCGAGATGGCCAACATTTCAGAGCGCCGGATTGAGCGCCTCGTCAATCCACAGCTGAACGATCTGCCGGCCTTTTTAAGCCCCCGCCCAGGTCTTGAATCAGGGGCGATGATCATGCAGTATGTGGCCGCCTCACTCGTTTCGGAAAACAAAACCCTCGCCCACCCGGCGAGCGTGGACTCGATCCCGTCATCTGCCAATCAGGAAGATCACGTGAGCATGGGCACGACCGGCGCCCGCCATGCCTGGATGATTGCCGGCAACCTCCGGCGTGTTATCGCCATCGAAGCGATCTGTGCCATGCAGGCCGTGGAGTACCGCGGGGTGGATAACATGGCAGCACAGACACGCGCGTTTTACGAAGCCGGCCGGAAAGTCGTTCCTTCTATTAAAGAAGACCGGGTTTTTTCAAAGGATATCGAGCGGATGGCGGCGTGGCTAGGGGAAACCAGCTAA
- a CDS encoding sensor histidine kinase has product MWELLVLMLERLGIIVMVAFIMTRISYFRQILDRYDVTFTQRLKITILFGLFGIIGTYTGLAVSPNQQTFSVWTWDLNEDEALANSRVIGIVVAGLLGGWRVGTGAGIIAGAHRYALGGYTAFACGISAVVAGMLAGLVHRFVKKKRIVSLPAALGVGALCEAIQMGIILVVATPFDQALALVQMIGMPMILANGVGAMIFVLIIRSVLREEERIGAAQTERALRIADRTVGHLRKGLTPESAKATCAILVKEVGAVAVSITDKTRILAFEGQGKDHHPVGSEIQTPATKEVIETGSIIEAKEEDIACSEPRCPIRSGIIVPLKQEGDTIGTLKFYVSSEKEITPTKRELVKGVSLFLSNQLELARVDELKALAGEAEVKALQAQVSPHFLFNALNVIISMIRIDPANARKLLLHLSRYLRQNLTSMKREQATLTDELNHVRAYMAIQEARFQDRLKVTYDLDETAMTITVPSMTLQPLVENAMKHGFEGKKRNGFFELGIHVKIQDSGAFRIEVTDNGAGIGKERLKEVKKQPVESQEGTGLGLYNVNRRLVLMFGEASELHVESREENGTRVWFDVVKGGERK; this is encoded by the coding sequence ATGTGGGAACTGCTCGTCCTCATGCTGGAGCGCCTTGGCATCATCGTCATGGTCGCCTTCATCATGACCCGGATTTCATACTTTCGCCAAATACTGGACCGCTACGATGTCACATTCACCCAGCGCCTGAAAATCACCATCCTCTTCGGCTTGTTCGGCATCATCGGCACCTACACCGGACTCGCCGTGAGCCCGAACCAGCAGACCTTTTCCGTCTGGACGTGGGACCTCAATGAAGACGAAGCCCTCGCCAACTCCCGGGTCATCGGGATCGTCGTGGCCGGACTTCTAGGCGGCTGGCGAGTCGGTACAGGAGCCGGCATCATCGCCGGCGCGCACCGCTATGCCCTCGGTGGCTACACCGCCTTTGCGTGCGGCATCTCCGCTGTGGTCGCCGGCATGCTCGCCGGACTCGTCCACCGGTTTGTAAAAAAGAAACGGATCGTCTCACTCCCGGCAGCCCTCGGCGTCGGCGCTCTTTGCGAAGCGATCCAGATGGGCATCATTCTGGTCGTGGCCACACCCTTTGACCAGGCCCTGGCCCTTGTTCAGATGATCGGCATGCCTATGATCCTTGCCAACGGTGTGGGAGCGATGATTTTTGTCCTGATCATCAGAAGCGTCCTCCGGGAAGAAGAGCGGATCGGCGCCGCCCAGACCGAGCGCGCCCTCCGTATTGCCGACCGGACTGTGGGCCACCTCCGGAAAGGCCTCACACCGGAGTCCGCAAAAGCAACATGTGCCATTCTAGTAAAAGAAGTCGGCGCTGTAGCCGTGTCGATCACCGACAAAACCCGGATTCTCGCATTCGAAGGCCAGGGCAAAGATCACCATCCGGTGGGGAGCGAGATCCAGACGCCCGCCACAAAAGAGGTGATCGAAACAGGCAGCATCATCGAAGCAAAAGAAGAGGACATTGCCTGCAGTGAACCCCGCTGCCCGATCCGGTCCGGCATCATCGTCCCCCTCAAGCAGGAAGGGGACACGATCGGCACCCTCAAGTTTTACGTGAGCTCGGAAAAAGAGATCACCCCGACCAAACGGGAGCTCGTAAAAGGCGTGTCCTTATTTTTAAGCAACCAGCTCGAACTTGCCCGGGTCGACGAACTCAAGGCTCTCGCGGGTGAGGCCGAAGTGAAGGCGCTCCAGGCCCAGGTGAGCCCGCACTTTCTCTTTAACGCCCTGAACGTGATCATCTCCATGATCCGCATCGACCCGGCAAACGCCCGCAAGCTTCTGCTCCACCTGTCTCGTTACCTGAGGCAGAACCTGACAAGCATGAAGCGGGAGCAGGCCACACTAACAGACGAGCTCAACCACGTCCGAGCCTATATGGCCATCCAGGAAGCCCGCTTTCAGGACCGCCTCAAAGTCACCTACGACTTGGACGAAACGGCCATGACCATCACCGTCCCGTCCATGACGCTCCAGCCCCTGGTGGAAAATGCCATGAAACACGGCTTTGAGGGTAAAAAAAGAAACGGCTTTTTCGAACTCGGTATCCACGTCAAAATCCAGGACAGCGGAGCCTTTCGTATCGAAGTAACAGATAACGGCGCCGGCATAGGCAAGGAGCGCCTCAAGGAAGTCAAAAAGCAGCCGGTGGAATCACAGGAAGGAACCGGACTTGGTTTGTACAACGTCAACCGCAGGCTCGTTCTCATGTTCGGAGAAGCAAGCGAACTTCACGTGGAAAGCCGAGAAGAAAACGGCACACGCGTCTGGTTTGACGTGGTGAAAGGAGGAGAAAGGAAATGA
- a CDS encoding nucleoside hydrolase, with the protein MEKVLLFCDPGIDDSVAIMYALLHPDIELVGIVTGYGNVDQEQATNNAAYLLSLAGREDIPIYAGARFPLSGEVAVFYPEIHGENGLGPIQPPDEIKGDLLNFTDLFDVIEQYEGELTIVDVGRLTSLAMAFILGGEVMEKVKQIVIMGGSFLNPGNVTPLSEANFYGDPIAANLVMARGERVTLVPLNVTNYAIVTDRMITDVTQEEFNSFTALIEPVYSYYADAYAVLVPEIEGAPFHDVVALMTLVEPDMFDYVEKPVSVSADPATRGQSIADFRPSAEWEEETPFVRVAMDFVYDRFAKNFVETMKLGTE; encoded by the coding sequence TTGGAAAAAGTACTGCTGTTTTGTGATCCGGGAATTGATGACTCAGTGGCGATTATGTATGCCCTTCTGCATCCGGATATTGAGCTTGTGGGCATTGTGACCGGTTACGGAAATGTGGACCAGGAACAGGCAACCAACAACGCCGCCTATCTTCTGTCCCTTGCCGGACGGGAAGATATTCCGATTTATGCCGGTGCCCGCTTTCCTCTGTCAGGGGAAGTGGCAGTGTTTTACCCGGAAATTCACGGGGAAAACGGGCTCGGCCCGATTCAGCCGCCGGACGAAATCAAAGGGGACCTGCTGAACTTTACCGATCTGTTTGATGTGATTGAACAATACGAAGGTGAGCTGACGATTGTGGATGTAGGGAGGCTCACATCCCTTGCCATGGCGTTTATCCTCGGCGGGGAAGTGATGGAAAAAGTGAAGCAGATCGTAATCATGGGTGGTTCGTTTCTCAACCCGGGAAACGTGACGCCACTAAGTGAAGCCAACTTTTACGGCGATCCGATCGCGGCAAACCTGGTGATGGCAAGAGGGGAGCGCGTGACCCTGGTCCCTTTGAACGTCACAAACTATGCCATCGTCACTGATCGCATGATCACCGACGTTACCCAGGAGGAGTTCAACAGCTTTACAGCGCTCATTGAGCCGGTCTATTCGTATTATGCCGATGCCTACGCCGTTCTTGTGCCGGAGATTGAAGGGGCGCCGTTTCATGACGTGGTGGCGCTCATGACCCTCGTGGAGCCCGACATGTTTGATTACGTTGAAAAGCCCGTGAGCGTCTCCGCCGATCCGGCAACGCGGGGTCAGAGCATCGCCGATTTTCGCCCAAGCGCCGAGTGGGAGGAAGAGACGCCCTTTGTCCGGGTGGCTATGGATTTTGTTTACGACCGGTTTGCGAAAAACTTCGTTGAAACGATGAAGCTGGGAACCGAGTAG
- a CDS encoding aldo/keto reductase, which translates to MINVTLNNGLEMPQLGFGVWQVEDDRAVTAVTNALDTGYRSIDTAMIYQNERGVGKALRQSSVPRENIFLTTKVWNSDQGYDETLKAFDDSLERLGTDYVDLYLIHWPTPEYDDYVDTYKAMEKLYHDGKVKAIGVCNFDIEHLERLLDECDVKPVVNQVECHPYFAQNELKAFCKKHDIFVEAWSPLMQGGDVLENEVVKEIADAHGKTPAQVVIRWHLQNDSIVIPKSVTPSRIKENFDVFDFELSADDMQAIDELDRGERKGPKPTEMNRR; encoded by the coding sequence ATGATTAACGTTACGTTAAATAACGGACTTGAGATGCCTCAGCTTGGTTTTGGCGTGTGGCAGGTTGAAGATGACCGTGCTGTGACGGCTGTGACAAACGCCCTTGATACCGGCTACCGCTCCATCGATACCGCGATGATTTATCAAAATGAACGAGGTGTTGGAAAGGCGCTGCGCCAGTCCAGTGTTCCACGTGAAAATATCTTTCTGACTACGAAGGTCTGGAACTCGGACCAGGGGTACGACGAGACCCTGAAAGCATTTGACGATAGTCTTGAGCGTCTTGGCACAGACTATGTTGATCTTTACCTGATCCACTGGCCGACACCGGAATATGACGACTACGTGGATACATATAAAGCGATGGAGAAGCTCTACCACGACGGCAAAGTGAAAGCGATTGGCGTATGTAACTTTGACATTGAGCACCTCGAGCGTCTTCTTGATGAGTGCGATGTGAAGCCTGTGGTAAACCAGGTGGAGTGTCATCCGTACTTTGCCCAGAACGAACTGAAGGCGTTCTGTAAAAAGCATGACATCTTCGTGGAAGCGTGGAGTCCTCTTATGCAGGGCGGTGACGTTCTTGAAAATGAGGTTGTGAAGGAAATCGCTGACGCACACGGCAAAACACCGGCACAGGTGGTAATCCGCTGGCACCTGCAGAACGATTCCATCGTCATTCCAAAGTCTGTGACACCTTCACGAATCAAGGAAAACTTCGATGTGTTTGACTTCGAACTTTCGGCTGACGATATGCAAGCCATTGACGAGCTCGACCGCGGTGAGCGAAAAGGTCCGAAACCTACTGAAATGAATAGAAGATAA
- a CDS encoding cytochrome-c oxidase, which yields MGVRFIKTAVVYFVVSIAVLTYMTLAGDQAAGPLFINTAVLGWCSLALTGIIYHFFPKAGENKLAHLHFWLYNTSLPLFLTGLLLELTNMNIIFPLLPVSVTLLSVAIFVFMYNVFSHVKKRRRL from the coding sequence ATGGGCGTCCGCTTTATTAAAACGGCTGTTGTCTACTTTGTCGTCAGTATCGCTGTTCTCACGTACATGACGCTGGCAGGCGATCAGGCTGCGGGTCCTCTCTTCATTAACACTGCCGTTCTCGGCTGGTGTTCCCTTGCGCTTACGGGTATCATTTATCACTTCTTTCCGAAGGCTGGCGAAAACAAGCTGGCACACCTTCATTTCTGGCTTTACAACACGAGCCTTCCTCTGTTCCTCACAGGACTTCTTCTTGAACTCACGAACATGAACATCATCTTCCCTCTTTTGCCGGTGAGTGTCACTCTTTTATCCGTTGCCATTTTTGTGTTTATGTATAATGTTTTTTCACATGTGAAAAAGAGGCGGAGGTTATAG
- a CDS encoding helix-turn-helix domain-containing protein — MAIRINIDVMLAKRKMSVTELSEKVGITMANLSILKNGKAKAVRFSTLEALCRALDCQPGDILEYEDDGDE, encoded by the coding sequence GTGGCAATTCGAATTAACATTGATGTAATGCTGGCAAAACGGAAAATGAGTGTGACCGAGCTGTCCGAAAAAGTCGGCATCACCATGGCCAACCTGTCAATTTTAAAAAACGGGAAAGCAAAAGCGGTCCGCTTTTCCACATTGGAAGCCCTCTGCAGAGCCCTTGACTGCCAGCCTGGGGATATCCTTGAGTATGAAGACGATGGAGATGAGTAA
- a CDS encoding NERD domain-containing protein yields the protein MIRKPRKPTFELLALDATEPRFPEAHPKYKNFKRDLGITQSGFNGEKSVDYYLENISNSPTSYLYHNLRLPASQTAFQMDTLLVTPYYLMIIEIKNWGGASLEFNEETKQVRQIYHDGRKEVHDDPVLQVKTQRKKLLVMLKKYGLSYIPVEYGVVMSNKNPEIIFSEGYKETDRVFRSTYLDYFLVEMDKKYTEKKLCIEKLTQLDQIFLNSHQERPFNVLEKYDLEKNQLLKGILCTECITPTSMYRAQRSWKCPKCHFRSN from the coding sequence GTGATAAGAAAACCCCGAAAACCTACGTTTGAACTCCTCGCACTCGATGCCACAGAACCGAGGTTTCCTGAAGCCCATCCGAAATATAAAAACTTTAAAAGAGACCTTGGCATCACACAATCTGGATTTAATGGCGAAAAATCTGTAGACTACTATCTCGAGAATATCAGCAATTCCCCCACCAGCTATTTGTACCATAACCTGAGGCTGCCGGCCTCTCAAACAGCTTTTCAAATGGACACTTTACTGGTCACCCCGTATTATTTAATGATTATCGAAATAAAAAACTGGGGCGGCGCCTCACTCGAATTTAATGAGGAAACGAAACAAGTCAGGCAGATCTACCACGATGGACGAAAGGAGGTCCATGACGACCCTGTTTTACAAGTAAAGACCCAGCGAAAAAAGCTCCTCGTCATGTTAAAAAAATACGGATTATCATATATTCCAGTAGAGTACGGTGTAGTGATGTCAAATAAAAATCCTGAAATTATCTTTAGCGAAGGATATAAAGAAACTGACCGAGTTTTCAGAAGCACCTATTTAGACTATTTTTTAGTGGAAATGGATAAGAAATATACCGAGAAAAAACTTTGCATTGAAAAACTGACCCAATTAGATCAGATCTTCTTAAATTCACATCAAGAAAGACCGTTTAATGTGTTAGAAAAATACGACCTTGAAAAAAATCAACTGCTTAAAGGGATATTATGTACCGAGTGCATAACCCCTACCTCAATGTACCGCGCTCAACGAAGCTGGAAATGTCCCAAATGCCACTTTCGATCTAATTGA
- a CDS encoding DUF2975 domain-containing protein, translating into MKRGSIPFLKSALVIIGLILLAMCVFVLPPLANSTAAMNPEFSHLKYPVLLGLYATAIPFYIALYQAFSLLRCIDRNNAFSESGVKTLNQIKNCATVIMALYISGFVFLALQGALHPGIILIGVTILFSCFVIFVFASVLQELLRNALKIKSENDMTV; encoded by the coding sequence ATGAAGCGAGGTTCCATTCCCTTTTTAAAGAGTGCACTTGTGATTATCGGCTTGATCCTACTCGCCATGTGCGTGTTTGTTCTGCCGCCTCTTGCCAACAGCACTGCAGCCATGAACCCGGAGTTTTCTCATTTGAAGTACCCTGTTCTCCTTGGTCTCTATGCTACCGCGATCCCTTTTTACATTGCACTGTATCAGGCATTTAGCCTTTTACGCTGCATTGACAGAAACAACGCCTTTTCAGAGTCAGGGGTAAAAACGTTAAACCAGATTAAAAACTGTGCCACAGTCATTATGGCGCTGTATATTTCAGGCTTTGTTTTTCTTGCCCTCCAGGGGGCCCTTCATCCAGGGATTATCCTTATCGGGGTGACTATTCTCTTTTCCTGCTTTGTCATTTTCGTGTTTGCATCGGTCCTGCAGGAGCTGCTTAGGAATGCACTGAAAATAAAGTCAGAAAACGATATGACGGTTTGA
- a CDS encoding LytR/AlgR family response regulator transcription factor, which translates to MIRVVIVDDEPLSRDELAHLLSEYKDMEVVGQAGSGEEGLELSLKLSPDVIFLDIEMAEMSGVELAKALQQLKKVPAVVFATAYPDYAVNAFRLEALDYLLKPFDEEQLEETVERIRSLYKTASEMPSKKVSRLAVEHDETITYLTPEEIDYCFREGKETKVCTGERCYSSRLTLRELEEKLAAHSFFRTHKGYLVNLERVESLTPWLNGAYQVKMRGGTGDIPVSRNYVKELRQKLEL; encoded by the coding sequence ATGATCCGTGTCGTAATCGTAGACGATGAACCTCTTAGCAGAGATGAACTCGCTCACTTATTATCGGAGTATAAAGATATGGAGGTAGTCGGACAGGCAGGATCCGGAGAAGAAGGTCTGGAGCTCAGCCTGAAGCTGAGTCCCGACGTGATCTTTCTGGATATCGAAATGGCCGAGATGAGCGGCGTGGAACTGGCCAAGGCCCTCCAGCAGCTCAAAAAAGTCCCCGCAGTTGTGTTTGCTACAGCGTACCCGGACTATGCCGTCAACGCCTTTCGCCTGGAGGCCCTTGACTACCTCCTCAAGCCCTTCGACGAAGAACAGCTCGAAGAAACGGTGGAGCGGATCCGTTCTTTATACAAAACGGCATCCGAAATGCCGTCAAAAAAGGTGTCCCGCCTGGCCGTGGAACACGATGAAACCATCACCTACCTGACCCCGGAAGAGATCGATTACTGCTTCCGGGAAGGGAAGGAAACGAAAGTGTGCACAGGCGAGCGCTGCTATTCCAGCCGCCTCACGCTCCGTGAACTTGAAGAAAAACTCGCCGCCCATTCCTTTTTCAGAACACACAAAGGGTATCTCGTAAACCTGGAGCGGGTCGAGTCCCTCACCCCTTGGCTGAACGGCGCCTACCAGGTGAAAATGCGCGGGGGCACGGGCGACATTCCCGTGAGCCGGAACTATGTAAAAGAACTGCGGCAGAAGCTCGAGCTTTGA